GCAGAGATAGTCCGATGCCTTGGCATATTCAGTCGTTGTAACGCGCTTGCCCGTCGGGTTACCCTTGTCGTCGGTTTCGTCCATGTACCACATCGAAAGGCCCTCGTCCGAAACCCCGGCATATTTTCTCATGTAGAAAGTGTACATCGGCAGCCCTTCTCCGAAGAAAGTGGAGCCGCTCACGTAACCGGAGTAGCCATCGACCTGCTTGGTCCGCCGTTCAGAAGGCAGCATGGTGATCTTATTGCGCAGGTGCGTCATGTTGAGATTGATGTCCCACTGGATATGCTCCCGCCGGATCGGCGTAAAGTTCAGCTCGATTTCGACGCCGCTGTTGCGCATGTCGCCCACGTTGGCGTAGTAGGACGAATAGCCCAGCGACGGAGCTACCGGGAACGACAGCAGCATGTCGGTCGTCTTGCGGAGGAAATATTCGACGCCTCCGGAAACCGTACCGCGCAGGAAGCTGAACTCCACACCGGCGTTGAAGTTGGAGTTGGTCTCCCAGGTGATGTTCTCGGATCCTTTGGCGTTGAAGACGGTCGAGACCTTTCCGTTGGCGTTTTCGATCGTGTAGGTGTTCGTGTAGCGGAAGTTACCGATGTTGTCGTTACCCTGCGAGCCGATCGAGGCCTTCAGCTTGAGATTGTCGAGCCATTCATAGGTGCTCTCCATGAAATTTTCCTTCGAAATGATCCATGCGCCGCCCAGCGACCAGAAGTTACCCCAGCGATGGTCGGGGTGGAAACGCGAAGAAGCGTCGCGGCGATAGGAGGCCGAGGCGAAATATTTGCCTGCGTAATCGTACATGACGCGGGCGAAATAGCCCTCGTTGTTGTACTCCCTCCGGTAGGAGCCGGCTCCCTGTTTGTCGATGATCGCCCCGGCCAGTTCGTCGTTGTCCTGCGTCAGCATGTTGCTTTTGGAAGCCGACAACAAGTAAATGCGGTTCTGGTAGGACTCGTGACCCAGCATCACATTGAGGTTATGGTGGCCGATCTGCTTGGTGTAGTTGAGAATCTGCTGCAGGTTGAGGTCGAAATTCCGCTGATGCCCTTTCGAGACCATGCCTTTTTCGCTGGCGAACTGTCCGAACCAGGGATTCGTAACCGAGGTGGAGCGGGTTTCGTCGAGCGAAACGCCGGCGTTGAACGTGAACTTGAAATCCTTGAGGAAGGTGACGTCGATATATCCCGTACCGTTGAAAGCATTGCCTTCGGCTTCCTGTTTGTTGAGACGCGAATCCGAGAGGGCGTTGCTGTTGGGGAAGAGCGAACGCTCCATACCGGCATTGTCGCCGTTGCCGTAGTCGTAGAGCTTGATGCCGTCCTCGTTGTACATGACATTACCCTCGCCGTCGCGGATGTAGAGCGGATAGATCGGACCGACGGCCGTCGTATAAGCGAAAACGTTGCCCGACGAGTTACCGGCGCCGCTGTCGTCGATCTGGTTGTAGCGGAAATGCGTGTAGTTGGCATTGGCGCCGAACTTGAGCCACTTCTTGGCCTGATAGTCCACGCGCAGACGGGCCGTATAACGATCCATGTCCGAGTTGTAGGCGATACCTTCGTTGTTCAGATAGCCGAACGATCCGTAGATCGAGGCGTTTCCGGTCTGCCCGGAGATCGAAGCGTTGTACTCCTGACGCAGGGACGAGCGGAAAGCCGCATCGGTCCAGTCGTCGGGACGGATGTAGTACTCCTTGCCCTCATAGACGAGACGGCGGCCGAGAGTCGCAGCGGGATTGACCTTACCGTTGATGCCGATGAACTCCTGCCCGGAAGGAACCGTATAGACCATATAGCCCAGACCTCCGTCATTCGCATTGGCCGTCAAATTCGTATTGGCGCGCAAATGGGCCTCGCCGATACTCATTCCCGAATTGACATAGTAGTTTTTCAGCGCACTGTAATGCAGTTCGTAGAATTGTGCCGGGTTGGTGATGTACGCATAATCCTGGACGGCGCGCGAATTGACGCCCCACTTGGCGTCGATTGTCACGTGAGCCTCCTGCGACTTGGCCTTTTTGGTGGTGATCATCACCACGCCGTTGGCGCCGCGGGCGCCGTACAGCGAGTTCGAGGCGGCGTCCTTCAGCACGGTCATCGACTCGATGTCACTCGGGTTGAGGTTGTTCAGGTCTCCCGAGTAAGGCATGCCGTCCACGATCCAGAGCGGATCGTTGCCGGCGTTGAGCGAACTGAAACCGCGGATGCGGATCGTCGGACTCTCTCCCGGCTGTCCTGAGGTGTTGGTCAGCTGCACGCCCGCGACCTTTCCGGCCAGAGCCTGCGCTACGTTCGACTGCTGCGACTTGGCGATGTCGTCCGATTTGATGACGGTCGCCGAACCGGTGAAAGCCTCCTTTTTTGCCGTACCGAACGCCACGACGATCACGTCGTCGATAGCCTGTGTGTTCTCTTTCAGCACGACGTCGATCCGGGTTTGCGTTCCCACCTTGATCGTGTGGGACTGATAACCCATGAACGACACGACCAGCACATTGTCCGGTGCGGCTTTGATCGAAAAACTGCCGTCCGCACCGGAGGTCGTACCCTTCGTAGTGCCTTCGACCAGAATGGTGGCGCCGACGATGCCGGCCCCCGCATGATCTTTGACCGAACCCGTAATTTCCCGTTCCTGCGCATGGGCGGACAGGAGCAGGCCGAGAACAGCCATCAATGATAGAAAGATTTTTTTGGTCATAAATGCGCCATTTTAACGCTGGTAAAAAAATGATTGTAGAAAATTTGCCGTCTTCGTGTTCCGGCCCGGAGCCGAAACATATCCCCTCCCCTTCCGGAAGCCCGGAGGGAGGGGGGGGGAGGCTGTCATCCGCCTGTCCGGTCACCGAACCGGCCGGATCGCAGCCTATTCGTAGAAATCGTCTGCAAGGTCGTTCGGCTTCGAGCCCGAATACTTGGTAGCCTTGCCCCGGAATTCGATGATCAAGGTGTTTCCGGTTCCGGTCGGATCAGGGTTCCATGTACTGAATACTCCCCAATCGACCATCGAGAATTTGAAGATCCTCTCCTTATTCTCCTGCTTGACGGTTACTGCCGCCTTCTCGGGACACCGCATGCAGTACTTATCCTTGTCGGAATATCCGTACCCGTTATATGAGGACAGATACATATACTGGAACCTGAGGTTCCATTTGCAATTCGTGCCTTCCGCAGGCAGGTCGATCTCTCCTTCATGGTCGAGGTAGCTGTCCGGCAGGAAAAACATCGGAGTAGTATTATCCGCATCGATACTCTCGGTGAAAGCATTCCGGAAATAGAAGCAATATCCCGATAGCAGATCGCCGGTATAACTATCCCGATAAGCCGGGTCGTGCCGCACCTCCATCGCCGTAACGGGCCAATACAGCATGTCCTTGTTATCCTTGTCCAGGAATTTGATATAGGGCTCGAACGGTTTGACGGGCTTCAATGTTTCTTCATCCATTGCGTCGGCCGTCGCAGCCGTCGGCACGCCGTAGTATTCGGCTTCGACCCCGATGCCGTTTTTCAGCGTCAGGCTTACCCGCAGATAGATCTCCTTGCCGCCGGCGGGATTGGGATGGGTCTCGATCGTACCGGTCAATCCGGCATCCTCGCCGTAGTAGGTCTGATAGGTCTTGTGGTCGTAGAGCCGGAACCAGTAATCGGAGGTCTGCGCCGCAACGTCGATCACGTCGTCGAACTTGGCCTTCAGCACCCGCACATACGCAGCCCAATGACCTTTGGCGAGATCGGCCGGGGCTGCAGCCGTTTCGGCATCGCCCAAAGCGAATACGTAGCTGCCGACCTGCGGCTCCTGCGAGAAGAGCGCGGCGATCGGGGCCTCGGCTGCGGCCGCAGCCTCGCCTCCGGCTGCCGGCTCCGTCACCTTGATCGTATTGGTGGCCGCATAGCCTCCGGCGAACGTGCCTTCGTAGGCGGCACGCAGGCGCTTCCCGTCTTTCGAAGCGTCGAGCGCGACGACGAGCCCCTCGATCGAGCCGAATTTATCCTTCAGGTACTTCGCCGTCAGCGTTCCGGTCGTCCCGGCGCCCGTTGCGAATTCACCGCAGCGAATCTGCACCTTCGCGGGATCGGCCGTCGCGAGGTCTATTTCCGCCGTTCCGAACAGCTCCTTGGCGAGCAGAATCTCCACGCCCGCAGCCCCCTCCTCGGGAGCGGTCAGGCCCTCTTGCTCGTAGAGGCAGAAGCGGCGGTTGCCTTCGCGGACATTGCGCCACTCGACGACGCTTCCGACGGCGGCGATCCGATTGTCGATCTCGTATTGGTTCGTCAGTTCGACGTCACGCTCTTCCGTACAGGTATTCTGGTAACGGGCGATCAGCGTCTTGCCGCTCTTCAATTCGACGTAGGTATAGAGATTGAGCCGGGTTTCCGTCACCAGATCGGCGGAGAGTTCTACGCTCGCGACGTCGTTCATCGTCGTCTTTTTCACCGAAATATCCTTGTATTCGATTTCGAACGGATCGGAGGCCGTGTTCACGGTGCCCTTGGGGCTCTCCACCATCACGCGCAGATAATCGTCGGCCTGTTTCATCTGCTCGGCATTGATCAGCCCCTCGGTCGGCGAGAGATAAAAGGTGTGGCTGCCGTCTTCTTCAGCGACATAGATTGCCGACTTGATGCCGACGAGATCGCCTCCGTCGTACTGGATTTGATCGGTCAGAGTTACAGGAGGCTTCTTCCCGGGGTCGGGGTCGTCGTTGGGATCGTCGTCATCGCATGCACCCAGCATGGCTGCCGATGCGAGCAACGCGCACGCCAGCGCGCGCAGTCTGTAATGGGTCGAGTTTTTCATAACGATTGTTTTTAATAGCGCGGGGTTCGGGAAAACCCCGCGCTATCCGGTTTTTCTGTTGTCATTCGGTCATTCCGGCCTTGCGGAACATGATGCCCGGCAGTTCTTCGGCCAGACGGCTCATCGGAACCGACGGAGCCGGCAGGCGGCGAAGCAGTCTGGGCGGTTCGAGATGATCCTTTTCGGCCGCAGCACGCCCCGTTTGGCTTACGACAGGGCCTTCCCACGTTCCGCGCACATGATGCTTGCGCACGCAGATGCCGTCGACCTCGAACCGGTACCAGTTCTCCTTGCCTTCGTCCTCGACCTTGGTGATCGTAACCTGACCGTCGTAGAGCAGGGCGTGTCCGTCCATGTATTCGAAGATCTTGTTGTCATCTCCCCACATCGAATAAGTCTGGTGCATCCACCGGCTGCCATGCAGACCGCCGTCCAGCATAATGCCGCGCATCATGACGCCGGGTTTGATGTATGCCGGCCAGCGCTGTTCGGTCACCTCGTAGGTTCCCGGAGTGATTTCGTTCTCCTTGCCCGGCTCGGTGGTAAGTTCCACACGGACGATGTCACCGCCCGGCTCGCGATCCACGAAGTCTTCGAGATGGTCTCCTACCCATTCGATACCGATATTGATGAATTGCAGACCGCATCCGTAGGAACTGATCGGTTTGTAGCCGATGCCTTGGATATAGACCTGATCCGAAGTATAGTAATGCGCCTTTTTGATCTTCGACAGATCCATGTCGTAGTCACGCTCGAGCGTCGAGGTGCCGTCGTCATCGGACTTGTCGTCGGATGCGTCGGTGATCGGAATGACTCCGGTGTACGAGCCCTTGAGGGTAAAGCCGTCCTTCGAGGTGAGGTTGAACTCGATCTTGTATACCGGTTCTATTTTGCCGTCTTCGCCTTGGGCCGTACCGGCGGCCTCGATCTTGATGATGCCCTCCTTTCCGTAGGAAAATTGTCCGAAAGAGGTTCCGTCGTCCAACTGGACATAAGTGCCGAGCGGGAATACCAGCCCCTCCATCGGAATTTCCACGGCGGGCATCCACGACCCCCATTGGAACGAGGTGTTGACCAGATATTCGTGGGGCTTGATCACGGCTTCCTTCGGATTGCCGAACAGGTCGTTGAATACGACGAGCGCAGCGGCGAGACCGCCCTGCCCCTCCTCCGTGTCGTAGGTTTCGTCGTAAATGTTGATCTGCATCATGCCGGTACCTGCTTCGAGCATGTTGCCGTAATAGGTCGCGGTGGCGCTGAATCCGACCACTTCCACGTCGCGTCCGATCTGCGGCAGGTAGAAGCCGCCGTCCTCCGGCTGATCGACGATCTGGAGCTGTCCCTCGTAGACGATGCTCTTTTCGGAACCGTCCGTATCGACGAAACGAAGCGAAACGCTCCAGACGTCACCCTCGCGGGAGACTTTCAACGGCTCTCCCGAAACCAGCGACAACTGGGTCTTATTGCCTTCGGCGTCGATATACTGAACACCGGTATATTGGGACGTGAACGTGTGATCCTCGTTGAGCTGGCTGGCCATATATTCACCCTCGGGAAGCGTGTAGGCATCTTCGCCCGGAACCGCATAGAGGTCGGCCACGAAAAGGTAACCCGCCTCTTTGAGCGTCACCCGCCCTTTGGATACGGTATGCTCGGCATCCGTGAAGGCCATATAATAGTTGTGCGACTCCACGCCCTTGACCGGGCCGAGGTACCACGACAGCGGAACTTTATCCAGCAACACCTTGTCTGCGTCATCTCCCTCCTCCGAAGCGTCGGAATTCTTGCACAGTCCGTAATAGGCGACCGTCAGCGTTTTTCCGCCGGTTTCGATTTCGGCGGAAATACGAGCGACGCGGGCCGAGAGGAATTCGACCGAGAGAACTGCTTTCGAAGCTTCTCCGACGTTCGAGGAGTTTACGTCGATCTCCCCATAGGCGATTCCGTTGCCGGCAACCGCAAAATCGACGGCTCCGGAAGGTTGTTTGACGGTAATTTTGACGGCATCGTCGGCGATCAGCATGCCGTCCACATCCACAAGCCCTGCCGTCGGCGAGAGATAGATCGTATAGACGGAGGCAGCTTCCGAAGCATCTGCCTTTTCGCCGTTTCCGGGTGTCTCGACCGAGTAGACGGCGGATTTGATTTCCCGTACGACACCGTTGCAGATCAGGGCATTCCCGCTTTCTGGCATGTCGGGGTTGCCGGATGAAGTGGAATCGTCGTCCGAACATGAATTCAGTACGGACGCTCCTGCCATGCAAAGCATGGCCAGAAAGGATAGGTATAACTTTTTCATAGGATGAGATTTAATGAACCGGCTTCCCGGTTTGGCTTTCGGATGTGATAAGCATAATGAAATGCCATACTTAAAACAGTCGATACAATCTACAAAATGAAACCCTGGACGGATTCCAGAAAAATTACTTATCGAGTTTTCGGGATTTTATCGACTTGACACGAGAACGGCGCCAAGGAAAAATCCCCCCCCCCTCGCGATTTGACGAGGAAAGAGGATCTCTTTGTCGCAAAAATAATAAAAAGATTTTATCCTAATTAATTTTTTGTAAAAAAATCATCGGCAATTACGCTCCAAATGCATAAAAAAGTCTTGCAAAATGCGCATTTTAAGAACAGATTCGCACTTCAGACCGACGGCGAAATCGGACAGGGCAACCGCTTCGAAACTGCTCCGCCAAACCAAAAACAAGGATGGAATAAAATATACTATATAATATAAATATGATCTCTTTCCAGATGAGCGGACGAACCATTTCGGAAACAGTCGCCTCGCGCTCCAGTTCTCCGCTTTGAAAAAGATGACGGATGCGCTTCGAAACAGCAGGTATCTCCGTCCCGAAATCGGCGAAACGGTTCTCCCCGCCCCACCGTATCCCGGCGACCCAGTCCGCCCCGGACCGCCAACCCGAACCCTGCCCCGCTAATCAGGGTCCCGCCGCGTCAATCCGAAACCCGTCCCTGCGCCCCGCGGCTTCCCTGCCCGGCATCCGGCTGATTGTCCGGCCTTTTCCGCGTATGCGGCCCGACGGCTCTGGTACGCAAATTGCTCCGAGAGGAAGAAATTCCTCATACCATGAACAACTTTTCCTCACTGATCGAAAATTCGAAACAGGCCGTCCGCTACTGGTGGCTGCTGTTGATCATCGGCATCGCGCTCTTCGCGGTCGGCGTGCTGATTTTCGTCTACCCTGCCCAGAGCTACCTGGGCATGTCGCTCGTCTTCGGATGGCTGATGCTGATTTCGGGCATCCTGGAGGTCGTGCTCTCCTCGGCCAACAAACACTTCATCACGGGCCGCGGCTGGATGATGGCCGGAGGGATCATCGAGATCATCCTCGGCATCATCCTGATCTTCAACGTCGGGCTTTCGGCCGCCACGCTGCCCATCTTCCTCGGGTTCTGGCTGATGATGCGCGGTTTCAGCGCCATCGGACTGGGCGGCGACATGAGCGCCCTGGAGATCGCCGGTTCGGGCTGGACCATCTTCACGGGCGTGCTGCTGCTGCTCTGCTCGCTGTGGATTCTGTTCCAGCCGCTGGTCATCGGCACGACGGCCGTCATCGTCTGGGTCGGCATCACGCTGCTCCTGGCCGGCATCACAGCCTTCTCGCTGGCCCTCCAGCTCCGCAACGCCCACCACTGCCTCCACAGCGACCGCTGACACGTCCGGCGACGAAAAAACCGGGACGTTCCCACGAGGGAGCGTCCCGGTTTTCATCTCTCCGGCGGCATCTATTCGAAATCCTCCCGGAACAACCCGTATTTGCGGATCAGACGGGAGATTTCGGGATCGAGATTGCCGCGGAACTTCAGGCTCTCGCGCAGTTCCACCGAGCGCAGGAAATAGGTCACGGCCTGCTCCTCGTCGCCCAGACGCGACGCAAGGATGGCCAGCATGTACTGGATGTCGGGCGTCGAAGCGGCGTCCGGCTCGGCGCGCAGAATGCGGTACGCCGCGGCATCGTACCCCAGCGACATGTAGGCCAGCGCCGTATTGCGGTCCTCGTAGGGACGCAGGATCGTGAGCGCCTCCTCATACCGCCGCTTTTTGAGCAGCTCCACGGCGTGCATGTACTCGGCATCGACCTCGGTCGTGTAGACCGTATCCTGCTTCATGCCGCGGCGGTGGAGGTTGAACCGGAAATCCACGGCGCGCATCTGCGGGTAGATCACCCGGCGCATACGCTCGTAAGCCTTGGGATATTTCATCCGGATACGCCATTCGCGGGTGTCGGGATTGCCCTCCCACTTCATCATGGCCAACACCTCCTGCTTGTCGGCGATCAGCGTGTCGGCAGCTACCAGCCGGCAGAGTTCGTCCCAGTCCTCGGCCAGCCACTTCGTGCGCAGCAGGTTCGGCAGATCGGGAAGCTGCTCCCCGGCAGACCTGTCGAGCACCTGCCGTCCGTTCTCGTCGAGCGTATAGCTGCCCGACACCCGAAGCGAGTCGTACAGCGTGCGGAACTCCGACACGAGCACCCGGCGCAGCGCCTCGGCGCGTTCGCGGGCCAGCCGCTCGTTGACCTGCCAGGTTCCCTCGGGCGAAGCCGTGGCGCGGAGCGTGATGCTGTCGATGATGTAGACCGGATCGGTCATCAGGCCGCGCGTCAGCGAACGCACGGCGGCGATCTGACGGCGATTTGCGGTCAGCGTGTCCACAAGGGTCGATTTGCCCGACGGGAAGGTGAAGAAGAAGCGCGCGTTGGCCTCGGCGTCGCGCAGCACGATGCGCTGCATGTAGCGCGTCGTTTCGTCGAGGAACGTGGTCATCGAGGCCACGTTGTAGGTCAGCGTGTCCGACCGGGTGATCCTATACGTGCGGCCGCTCCGGTCCTCGACCTCCCCGGCCAGACAGAGATAGAGTTTCGACGTGTTTTCGTCGGCCTGCACCTGCTCGGTGTAATAATAGTCGATCCGCCCGTCGGGCCGGCAGATCACCGTGTCGAGCCGTGCGTCGGCATAATAGGGATGGCGCACCAGGCGCGCGAAAGCCGCAGGACTGTTCACGGCCCGCTCGTAATTGCGCCGCAGCTCTCCTTCGCGCAGCATGCCGCGCCGCACCTCCGCCGTATCGAGGGCGTTCAGCGCCGCCAGACGGTCGGCGGCATACTCCTTGCGGATGCGGTAATTCTCACGGGCGGCGCTGTCTCCGGTTTCGCGCAGCAGCCCTTCGACCTCCGGACGGCGCAGCCCCGTGTAGGCGAGCCGCCGGCCCGCCAGCGCGCGTATCCCGGCATCGTCGGCCGTATAGACCTCGCCGTAAACACGCCCCGGATTCTCCGTCAGCGAACGGATGTAAGCCTCGCGTTCACGGCCCCCGTCGACCGGGTATTCGCCCTGCACGCGGGTGTAGATCCCGCCGCCGGGCAGCACGTCGTCGCCCGTATAGGCATGCCGGTAACGCGGCGCAAAATAGTCGTTCAGATGGTCGAACTTGTCGCTGGCGTCCGGCGTGTAGGAGGTCCGTTCCCGCACCTTGCGGTCGGTCGCCGTGACGTAGCGGCGCAGCCGGGCGTACTGCCGGCGGCGCTCCCCGCGCGTCGTCCATCCCACCTGCCTGTCGAACATCGCCTCCTCGGGCGTCATCCGTTCCAGACGGGCTTCGGCGTCGGCATACTTCGTCCGCTGCTCCGCCACGCGGTCCATATAGCGGGAATAGGCTCTCTTATCGCCGAACCGCTCGAAGTAATCCGCGCTGTCGACGATCCGCCCGAGGTAGTCGTCGTAACGCGCATATTCGCGCCGCTGCATCGTCCTGAAGCGGTCGCCGCTGTAAACCAGCGGATCGAACGCCAGCGTGTCCGCCCCCTTGAGCAGCTGCGGATCGACGACCAGCTGCCAGTTCCGGGCCTGCAATTCCTGCGGGACCGACACGACGAACTCGACGTTGATCTTACCGTTGCGCTCCACCAGGTTGCGGCGGTTCGAGGCCGAAATGACCACCTCGTCGATGGCCACCGACATCATCTTCTCGCCCGACAGCGAATCGACGTCCACGGGCGTAATGAAAAGCTCCGTGCCGTCCTGCTTGCGGTAGGTAATGATCTTCTGGGTGCGGGCCGTATCGGCGGCCTGCGCCACGGGGTTCTGTGCCGACCGGGCCGGGAGGTGCACCCCCACTTCGGGATCGCTCTTGGCCAGTTTGCGGATATTTCCGCACCCGGTCAGGAATGCGCCCGCGGCAAGAACGGCCGCCGCATACCCCATCCATTCGCGCTGTTTCATCATCCGGGCAGGCATTTACTTGCGGGAAACGTCCACCGCACCGTTCACATCGACCGTAAAGACCCGCCTGACGCCGCCGGGCGAGGTCTGAACCTGGCGCAGCACCAGCGTGGCGCCGGCCATCCAGCTCTCGTAGGGCACCTTCATCTCGTAACGGAACACCTGATCGGTCTTTTTATCGGCATTGATCGTCATATAGGGCTGCCGCTCGGCCCAGTAGGCGCCGGAAAGACGGCGGCGACGCTCCTGCATGTGCTGCTGATAGCGGCCGTTGATGAGGATGTGGGGAAAGAGTTTCACCGACTTGCGGTCGGGGGTGCTCAGCTCGGGCAGGATCGTCCAGCTCTGCGAGCGGGTCACGGCCTTGCGCGACACCGATATTTCCAGCACCATGTGCAGCTCGCCGCCGCGTTCGGCCAGCACCTTGCGCGTCACGGCGACATCGCCCACGATCTGGGCGCGGAGCGAAAGCGCCGCAACGAGAAATACGAAAAGGAAGCAGTATTTTTTCATGGGACGCATCGTTTATTTCTTGGAGTTGAACAGGTAGACGAACGTTACGCCGATCTCGGTGGGGATCGGCAGGAAACGCTTGGAGTCGACGTAGGAACTGCGCTTCGGGCCGCTGACCGGCTCGGCATGGTAGCTCAGGCGGGCCAGTCCGGCGCCGGCCGAAAGTTCGAGGTTCCAGTGGGGGCTGACGTAAAACTGGTAACCGATGCTGATGCCTGCGCCGACGAACGAACCTTTGTAATAGTTGGTCTGCAACCCCTTGAATACCTTGTCGCCGATGAACGGAAGCTTGAAGCCGCCGACCTCGAACTTGCCGCCGATGGCGTGCACCCCGAAAAAGAGGCGCGTATACTTCTCGGTCACCCAGTAACGGTACTCGGGGCGGATGAACCAATGCTGGATCTTATTGTCCGAACCGATGGTCCAGGGGTTGTAGTTGGCCGAGAATCCCAGCGTGGAATGCTTCCCGACGGCCACCTCGGCCCCGACATTCGGAGTCGCGGCAGCCCAGTAAAGCAGATTGGTCTTCACAGCCACCTGCTGCGCCGACGCTCCGGCCCAGCAGCACACGGCCAAAAGAAGCGCCGGAAGGATCTTCTTATTCATATTCATAGACACACAAATTGATTCGTGTTTGCACATGTCCGAACCGGCCCAAAAGTCTGTTCCCGTCGCCATTTCAGACAATTAACGGTGCAAAATTGGACATAAAACACAAAAACACACGTATCATATATAGCA
This Alistipes shahii WAL 8301 DNA region includes the following protein-coding sequences:
- a CDS encoding SusC/RagA family TonB-linked outer membrane protein, with the translated sequence MAVLGLLLSAHAQEREITGSVKDHAGAGIVGATILVEGTTKGTTSGADGSFSIKAAPDNVLVVSFMGYQSHTIKVGTQTRIDVVLKENTQAIDDVIVVAFGTAKKEAFTGSATVIKSDDIAKSQQSNVAQALAGKVAGVQLTNTSGQPGESPTIRIRGFSSLNAGNDPLWIVDGMPYSGDLNNLNPSDIESMTVLKDAASNSLYGARGANGVVMITTKKAKSQEAHVTIDAKWGVNSRAVQDYAYITNPAQFYELHYSALKNYYVNSGMSIGEAHLRANTNLTANANDGGLGYMVYTVPSGQEFIGINGKVNPAATLGRRLVYEGKEYYIRPDDWTDAAFRSSLRQEYNASISGQTGNASIYGSFGYLNNEGIAYNSDMDRYTARLRVDYQAKKWLKFGANANYTHFRYNQIDDSGAGNSSGNVFAYTTAVGPIYPLYIRDGEGNVMYNEDGIKLYDYGNGDNAGMERSLFPNSNALSDSRLNKQEAEGNAFNGTGYIDVTFLKDFKFTFNAGVSLDETRSTSVTNPWFGQFASEKGMVSKGHQRNFDLNLQQILNYTKQIGHHNLNVMLGHESYQNRIYLLSASKSNMLTQDNDELAGAIIDKQGAGSYRREYNNEGYFARVMYDYAGKYFASASYRRDASSRFHPDHRWGNFWSLGGAWIISKENFMESTYEWLDNLKLKASIGSQGNDNIGNFRYTNTYTIENANGKVSTVFNAKGSENITWETNSNFNAGVEFSFLRGTVSGGVEYFLRKTTDMLLSFPVAPSLGYSSYYANVGDMRNSGVEIELNFTPIRREHIQWDINLNMTHLRNKITMLPSERRTKQVDGYSGYVSGSTFFGEGLPMYTFYMRKYAGVSDEGLSMWYMDETDDKGNPTGKRVTTTEYAKASDYLCGDPIPDLYGGFGTSVNFRGFDLSVAFTYQIGGLAYDSGYAAAMYSPANKTTGMNWHKDMLDAWSADNTSSNIPRLQYEDKDQNGMSDRFLMDASYLNLQNINFGYTLPSNFTKKVGIEKVRVYLACENVWYWSKRQGFDPRYSYSGATSQATYSPVRTISGGINIQF
- a CDS encoding DUF3575 domain-containing protein — encoded protein: MNKKILPALLLAVCCWAGASAQQVAVKTNLLYWAAATPNVGAEVAVGKHSTLGFSANYNPWTIGSDNKIQHWFIRPEYRYWVTEKYTRLFFGVHAIGGKFEVGGFKLPFIGDKVFKGLQTNYYKGSFVGAGISIGYQFYVSPHWNLELSAGAGLARLSYHAEPVSGPKRSSYVDSKRFLPIPTEIGVTFVYLFNSKK
- a CDS encoding HdeD family acid-resistance protein, whose product is MNNFSSLIENSKQAVRYWWLLLIIGIALFAVGVLIFVYPAQSYLGMSLVFGWLMLISGILEVVLSSANKHFITGRGWMMAGGIIEIILGIILIFNVGLSAATLPIFLGFWLMMRGFSAIGLGGDMSALEIAGSGWTIFTGVLLLLCSLWILFQPLVIGTTAVIVWVGITLLLAGITAFSLALQLRNAHHCLHSDR
- a CDS encoding DUF3868 domain-containing protein, producing the protein MKKYCFLFVFLVAALSLRAQIVGDVAVTRKVLAERGGELHMVLEISVSRKAVTRSQSWTILPELSTPDRKSVKLFPHILINGRYQQHMQERRRRLSGAYWAERQPYMTINADKKTDQVFRYEMKVPYESWMAGATLVLRQVQTSPGGVRRVFTVDVNGAVDVSRK